In Desulfosudis oleivorans Hxd3, the DNA window AGGTAGGCGTGGGGCATCATGATAAATGTCCCTTTGCGAAGGGACCGTTTGCACTTGTCATTGATCTCGTCAATGACCTGTTTGTTGGTGATGGCGATAAACTTCCAGGGCTGGTTGTTGCCCGCCGACGGCGCGAACCGTCCCGCCTCGATCACCCTTTCTACCAGGTCCCGCTCCACCGGCTTTTTTTTGTAAAGCCGTATGCTTCGCCGCTTGTAGATCACCCGTTCGGTCTCGGTGAGCTGGCCTTCAATCTGCTCAAAGGGCTCGCCGGCGCGGCTGCGTATGGGTGCGGGAAGGGTTTTGCCGTTTTCAAACAGGTGGGTGTTTTTCCAGAAACCGGCGCCCACCCGGTAGTCTCCTTCAATGACAATGGCCTTGTTGGGGCAGGTGGCCACGCAGTTCTGGCAGGTGATGCACCGGAAATGGTCATAACGCTGGTTTGGGGCCGCCTTGCCGTCGGCAACCATAAGGATCTGCATGGGGCAGGCGGCCACGCAGGCCCCGCACCCGTTACATTTCTCTTCATCTAAAACAAACCGTGCAAAAGCGGCCTCCGGGTTGTTGGTCGATTGAAAAAATTTTTTGATCATGGCCGCTCCCTGTCGTTAACGCCGATTTAAATGATTAAAGGACCTCTCTAAAAATTGATTTTTTCCCAACACCAAACGCCATTTTTTGTTTTTGGCGGTTTATTTTTTTATCTCGCGAAGGCGCAAAGTGCGCAAAGGATTATGCCTTCTGCTTTACACCCAGCGTTCACGCTTTTCTCTGCGTCCTTTGGGTCTTTGCGAGAAATTTAATTTTTCGCGGTTCCCTAAAGTCATGATGTTGGATCGATGATAGTATGGAGTTGACTCTCTAGTCAACTGAAAATGAATTGTGCGCCTTTCTTTCTCGTGGAATAATGCCTTATTTAATGAAGGCTATAAAATTTCAGGATTGACCCGGGTCGATAACAGGTGTATAGTTTGTGGTCAGAATCAGGGAGGATGTAAAAAAATGGAAAACACGCAGCATCTGTTTCGCATCGGCGAGCTGGAACGACTGTCCGGCGTGGCCCGGCGCAACATTCATTTTTACATGCAGCAGGGCCTGCTCCATGCGCCCCACCGCACCGGACGGACCATGGCCTATTATGACGCGTCCCACCTCAACAAGCTGGCCTATATTATTGAACAGAAAGCCCTGGGCCAGCCCCTTTTTTCCATTCGGGAAAACATCGAACGCTTGGAGGCCGAAAGCCCCGGCTGCTTTTCGGCCCGCCGGTCCACACCGGCCCGGAAGGCCGGCACCACCGATCGGCGAATGCCCCGCCGGGGCAAAAGCATGAAAACCCGGGAGGCCATTCTTGACCTGGGCTCCGCCCTGTTCCGGCAAAAAGGGTACCGGGCCACCAGGGTCAGTGACATCACCACCCGGCTCAACATCGGCAAAGGCACGTTCTATTTTTATTTTTCCGACAAAAAAGAGCTGCTTTTAGCCTGCGTGCCCAGAATATTCGGCGAACTGTTTGCCAACGGGTGGGATGTCATACGTCAGGAGGCCGACCCCCTCAAACGTCTGGAGTTGCGGGCCCGGGCCGTTCTGCCGGTGTTGGACGAGTTTTGCGCCATTCTGGCCATCTGCGAAGAGGCCCATGAAGACCCGGACCCCAAGCTCAAACAGATGGGCGAGCAAACCCTGGTAACGATCCGAAAGCCCATGGAATCGGATATTCGCAAGGGCATGGCCCAGGGCCTGATTCGAACGGTGGACCCGGCCATTGCCGCGGCCCTGATGATCGGGGCCATGCGCAGCATGCGGGTGTTGCGCTCCATGGACCCGGACATCTCCGATGACGCTGTTTTGCGCGAAGTGATCGGTGTGGTGCTTTCCGGTATTCGGCGACATTGATGGCTTCGTGAAAAGCCCAATATCTGCGTTGCGCTGCGCCCCTCGTCACTGCGGCGTACATATAATTGCTGCTGGAACATCACGCCAGCGGCGTGACTCATTCCTCGGGATTTGCGACGCCTTGATCTTGAACTTTTTACTTTGCCATCCCAAAACAGATTTTTTACGAGAGCATCAACATTAACCGGCGTGCTATAACTATACACTCACTTTACATATAATTGACCACGGTTCCTTAAAATAAAGGATTTGAATAAATTTTCTTGACTCAACCGTCCAAACCGGGATAGCCTTTTCCCACATCAGTGATCGTCAATATAGAAAAGGAGTGGCAGCAATGCGTGATGTGGCAATTATCGGAGCGGGCATGACCCGGTTCGGCAAGTTTCCGGAAAAGAGCATCAAGGACCTGGTCAAAGAATCGAGCCAGGCCGCGATAAAGGATGCCGGCATTCAGCCGTCAGACATTCAGGCCGCCTACGTGGGCAGCGCCGTGGCCGGCCTGATGACCGGCCAGGAAATGATCAAGGCCCAGGTCACCCTGTCGGCCATGGGCATTGAGGCGATTCCCATGTACAACGTGGAAAACGCCTGCGCCTCCTCTTCCAGCGCCCTGAACCTGGCATGGACAGCGGTGGGGGCCGGCATTTTTGACTGCGTGCTGGTGACAGGTTTTGAAAAGCTTTATGACGAGGACAAGAAAAAGTCCTTTGCCGCCCTGGGCACGGCCGTGGACATTGAGCTGTTCAAGCTGTTTCTGGCCGAGTTCCAGAAAAACCAGGGCAAGGGTGAATCGATCATAAAAGAGGGCAGCGGCCAGAAGCGCAGCGTGTTCATGGACATGTACGCCCACTACACCAAGATATATATGGACCGCTACGGCCTGACCCAGGAGCACTTTGCCAGGATCGCGGTCAAAAGTCACAAGAACGGTGCCCTCAATCCCCATTCCCAGTACCAGGAAGAGGTCACCCTGGAGCAGGTGCTGAACTCCGGTGATGTGTCCTGGCCGTTGACCCGAATGATGTGCTCACCCATCGGCGACGGCGCCGCCGCCGTTATCGTCTGTTCAAAAGAGGCCGCGGCCCGGTTTGGGGCCCGGCCGGTCTGGATCGCTTCCAGCGTGGTGGGCAGCGGCAAGCTTTCCGGTGACCTGGAAGACACCCTGACCAAACGGCTGGCGCCCAAAGCCTTTGAGGCCGCCGGCATCGGGCCGGACGATATCGACGTGATCGAGGTGCACGACGCCACCTCACCGTCTGAAATCATCACTCTCATTGAGCTGGGGTTGTGCCCCGGCGCGGACGCGCCCAAGTGGATTGACGAGGGCTACATGGAGATCGACGGCTCCCGTCCGTCCAACACTTCGGGCGGGCTGGCGGCCAAGGGCCACCCCATCGGCGCCACCGGCCTGGGCCAGGTTTATGAAATCGTCAACCAGCTGCGGGGCACCGCCGGCAAACGCCAGGTGAAAAATCCGAAAGTGGGCATGACCCACAACGGCGGCGGCATTCTCGGCGTGGACGCCGCCGCCATGGCCCTGCACGTGTTTAAAAATTAACCAGCGCTTTTTTCCAAAAACCAGGGAGAATATTTAAATGGACAACAATCAGCCCTACTGGAACATGGAGATCGAACCCAGGCTCAACACGGAAGAGATGCGCGAGCTTCAGTGGAAAAAGCTGGTGCCGGCCCTTCAGTGGCAGTATGAAAACACGCCCATGCACCGCAGCCGGTTTGAAAAGGCCGGCATCACGCCCGCCGACATTCGCAGTTTTGACGATTTTGCCCAGGCCTTGCCGCCCATGGGCCAGGCGGAGATTCGGGATCTGATCGGCGAAATCGGCCTGGACATGGACAAGCTCATGGGCCACCTGTTCGGTGAAAAGCGCATGAACGATCTCTATCTGCTCACCACCACCTCCGGCACCACCGGCATTCCCACGCCCTATCCCAATTTCGGGGCCTCCCTGGACGACGCCGCCGAAATTATGGCCCGGGCCGCCTGGCGCATCGGCATTCGGCCCGGTGACCGCGTCGGCATCTGCTTCGGGCTCTCCATGCATGCCGCAGGAACGCCCCAGGTGCTGTGGTTCCGCAAGTTTCCGGGCATCACCCTGGTTCCCATCGGCGCCGAGGCCGGCACGGAAAAGATTCTCCAGTTTATGCAGCTGTTCAAGGTCAACGTGTTTCTGGGCACGCCTTCACTGGCCCTTCATCTCATCGAGCGGGCCCCGGAAGTGCTCATGGGCCAGACCGTGAAATCCCTGGGCATCAAGGTGCTGATGCTGGGGGCCGAAGCCGGTGCCGGCATTCCCGAGGTGCGCGCCAAGCTGGAGGAGGCTTACGGCGCAAAGGTGTTTGACCTGGGCGGCGGCTACGGCTGCTCCTGCGATCACCCGGTCTACCAGGGCATGCACTGGATTGCCGACGATTATGCCTACTACGAACTCATCGACCCGGAAACCCGCCAGCCCGTACCCATGGAAAACGGCGCCACCGGCATCATGGTGGGCACCTCCTTAAACCCGCCGGCCGCGGTCTGGTTTGACCTGCGGTTTACCATGATGGACATTCACCAGGTGTTTACCGACCCCTGCCCTTGCGGCCGGTCCGGTTTCAGGTATAAGATCGTGGGACGGGCCGACGACATGCTCAAGGTCAAGGGAGTGCCGGTCTACCCGGCGGCCATTGAGGGGGTGATCCATTCCTTTCCCGACAAGCTCACCGGCTCCTTCCGCATCGTGCTCGACGAACCGCCCCCCCGGGTGGTGCCCCCGCTTAAACTTAAAATTGAATACGCCGAAGGGGTCAGAAAAGAAGACCTGCCCGGCATTGAGGCCGACCTGACAAGCCGGATGCATTCGCTTTTGAAAATCCGGCCGGCCATCCAATGGCTGGCGCCCAATACCCTGGAGCGGGCCACAAAGAAAACCCAGCTCCTGGAAAAGGCTTACGAGGAATAGGGTGAGCCGTCATTCCGGATAAAATTGATCAATACCTTGTCATCGGTATCGGTAGCGGTATCGGCATCGAGAACCCTTGCCGCATCGATCCCGATTTGGACCGGCCGGGAAAAAATTCATAAACCTTCAACCAGGAGGTAGACCATGGGCACCACCGTTGCCATCACCGGCGTTAACAGCTACTTTGCATCCACTATCCTGCCGCTGCTGGAAACCGATCCTGACGTGGATAAAGTCATCGGCATTGACGTGTCACCCTGGAAAGGGGGATATGGCAAGGTTGAGTTCCACCGGGCCGATATTCGGGACCCCCAGATCGCCGACATCCTGGCCGGGGCCGACGTGGTGTATCACCTGGCCTTTATCGTGGGCCAGATTCAGGACACTCAAAAAGCCCTGGACATTAACATCAACGGCAGTCGCAACGTGTTTGAGTCCTGCGTGAAGAACAACGTGTCCAAGGTGATCTACACCAGCTCCTCCACGGTCTATGGCGCCCATGCGGATAATCCCATCGGTTTTCGCGAAGACGCCCCTCTGCGCGTCAACGAGGACAGCTACTACAACGAAAGCAAGGTCAAGGTCGAAACCTTTGCCCGGGATTTTTTCCGCAACCATCCCGATATCACGTTTACGGTCATTCGGTCGGCCCTGCTGTTCGGCCCTCACATCGACAACATGTTTTCAAAGCTTTACGACCTGCCGGTGTCGTCCCTTCCCATGGGCCGCACCACCCACAACCAGTACATTCACGAAGAAGACCTGGGCAGCGCCCTTCACATGGCCATGGCCTGCGACCTGCCCGGCATCTACAACGTGGGGGCCGACGACGGCATGGCTACCCGGCACGCCTTTGCCATGGCCGGGGTCCGCATCATTCCGGTGCCCACAAGCCTGCTCAAGCTGGTGGCGGCCGTTGGGTTCAAGCTGCGCCTGTTTTCGGCCGGCCGCGGCTGGGTCAGCCTGGGCGAATACACCATCTTCATGAATTGCGACAAGTTCAAGCAGGCCACCGGGTGGAAACCCCGGTACACCTCCCGCCAGACCTTTGAGTCCTTTCTGGCGGCCCGCGAGCGTGACGCCAAAGACAACCCCATTCAGGCCACCCTGTCCTGGATATTCAAAAGCGGCCCCCGCACCCGGCCCACCATGGCGGTGCTCAACG includes these proteins:
- a CDS encoding nitroreductase family protein, with the translated sequence MIKKFFQSTNNPEAAFARFVLDEEKCNGCGACVAACPMQILMVADGKAAPNQRYDHFRCITCQNCVATCPNKAIVIEGDYRVGAGFWKNTHLFENGKTLPAPIRSRAGEPFEQIEGQLTETERVIYKRRSIRLYKKKPVERDLVERVIEAGRFAPSAGNNQPWKFIAITNKQVIDEINDKCKRSLRKGTFIMMPHAYLDKKTPGDPNAKLNWWQNMVMALLCRIKTGDVEPRARGGINTVTSDPDYHIFFNAPVLIILLADKRGIGSIQLDTGICGQNMVLAAHALGLGTCWVSLVRGLGFYPAFRRQLGIDDQFEIISSLTLGWPKMQIDNVVAREQARIQWVE
- a CDS encoding MerR family transcriptional regulator; amino-acid sequence: MENTQHLFRIGELERLSGVARRNIHFYMQQGLLHAPHRTGRTMAYYDASHLNKLAYIIEQKALGQPLFSIRENIERLEAESPGCFSARRSTPARKAGTTDRRMPRRGKSMKTREAILDLGSALFRQKGYRATRVSDITTRLNIGKGTFYFYFSDKKELLLACVPRIFGELFANGWDVIRQEADPLKRLELRARAVLPVLDEFCAILAICEEAHEDPDPKLKQMGEQTLVTIRKPMESDIRKGMAQGLIRTVDPAIAAALMIGAMRSMRVLRSMDPDISDDAVLREVIGVVLSGIRRH
- a CDS encoding thiolase family protein, which codes for MRDVAIIGAGMTRFGKFPEKSIKDLVKESSQAAIKDAGIQPSDIQAAYVGSAVAGLMTGQEMIKAQVTLSAMGIEAIPMYNVENACASSSSALNLAWTAVGAGIFDCVLVTGFEKLYDEDKKKSFAALGTAVDIELFKLFLAEFQKNQGKGESIIKEGSGQKRSVFMDMYAHYTKIYMDRYGLTQEHFARIAVKSHKNGALNPHSQYQEEVTLEQVLNSGDVSWPLTRMMCSPIGDGAAAVIVCSKEAAARFGARPVWIASSVVGSGKLSGDLEDTLTKRLAPKAFEAAGIGPDDIDVIEVHDATSPSEIITLIELGLCPGADAPKWIDEGYMEIDGSRPSNTSGGLAAKGHPIGATGLGQVYEIVNQLRGTAGKRQVKNPKVGMTHNGGGILGVDAAAMALHVFKN
- a CDS encoding phenylacetate--CoA ligase family protein, translating into MDNNQPYWNMEIEPRLNTEEMRELQWKKLVPALQWQYENTPMHRSRFEKAGITPADIRSFDDFAQALPPMGQAEIRDLIGEIGLDMDKLMGHLFGEKRMNDLYLLTTTSGTTGIPTPYPNFGASLDDAAEIMARAAWRIGIRPGDRVGICFGLSMHAAGTPQVLWFRKFPGITLVPIGAEAGTEKILQFMQLFKVNVFLGTPSLALHLIERAPEVLMGQTVKSLGIKVLMLGAEAGAGIPEVRAKLEEAYGAKVFDLGGGYGCSCDHPVYQGMHWIADDYAYYELIDPETRQPVPMENGATGIMVGTSLNPPAAVWFDLRFTMMDIHQVFTDPCPCGRSGFRYKIVGRADDMLKVKGVPVYPAAIEGVIHSFPDKLTGSFRIVLDEPPPRVVPPLKLKIEYAEGVRKEDLPGIEADLTSRMHSLLKIRPAIQWLAPNTLERATKKTQLLEKAYEE
- a CDS encoding NAD-dependent epimerase/dehydratase family protein, which translates into the protein MGTTVAITGVNSYFASTILPLLETDPDVDKVIGIDVSPWKGGYGKVEFHRADIRDPQIADILAGADVVYHLAFIVGQIQDTQKALDININGSRNVFESCVKNNVSKVIYTSSSTVYGAHADNPIGFREDAPLRVNEDSYYNESKVKVETFARDFFRNHPDITFTVIRSALLFGPHIDNMFSKLYDLPVSSLPMGRTTHNQYIHEEDLGSALHMAMACDLPGIYNVGADDGMATRHAFAMAGVRIIPVPTSLLKLVAAVGFKLRLFSAGRGWVSLGEYTIFMNCDKFKQATGWKPRYTSRQTFESFLAARERDAKDNPIQATLSWIFKSGPRTRPTMAVLNVFRLGKVPGLRRAIPWMNPKKNSMSYLPVNRSLGQVVDQVLPAQVVHDFIDAADTYVIMDKCGCRLARKCQHHTPDIGCLFMGETALKMPHGVSRRVTREQAHAHVDRAISVGLIPMTGKVRVDNFIFLTPDRSKLLSVCFCCHCCCMMTSLKHIPGDYLDGIMPRIEGLEISVTDACVGCGTCVEFCGFGAITIENGKAVHNDQCRGCGRCETRCPNHAVRITINNPNVTEDVKKRIEQYVDFKGTAA